In Gemmatimonadota bacterium, a single window of DNA contains:
- a CDS encoding sugar phosphate isomerase/epimerase — MRLGVVGLLPRDFRTLQSPHLQTTQNLGFTGGAFHFPAELCEEITTADTDRCRTLFAEHNLDLAQFSITYPECLFDPDPEIRNAIIGKIKKGTEIAAGLSAQTYLLRPGSRNPTGSWTPHRQNHTPEAWDRLIETLREIAPTLEQNGVTVVMETHLVSILKNPETCRQMIESVGSPNLRLVMDYVNHFETLSQVYASTDRLDHIFSQMGAYSPVMHIKDISIGKGLVIHLDETVPGNGELDLAHCFRHFQNHHPNNYGLIEHLKPDLIPEAAANTRAIATRAGVPIT, encoded by the coding sequence ATGCGCTTAGGTGTTGTTGGCCTCTTGCCCCGGGACTTTCGCACCCTGCAATCGCCACATCTTCAGACCACCCAAAACCTCGGATTCACCGGCGGAGCCTTTCACTTCCCCGCAGAACTCTGCGAAGAAATCACAACCGCCGACACGGATCGGTGTCGCACACTCTTTGCCGAACACAACCTCGACCTCGCCCAATTCTCCATCACATATCCCGAATGCCTCTTTGATCCCGATCCAGAAATCCGAAACGCAATCATCGGCAAAATCAAAAAAGGCACAGAAATCGCCGCGGGCCTATCTGCACAAACCTATCTCCTGCGCCCGGGCAGCCGCAATCCCACCGGAAGCTGGACGCCCCATCGTCAAAATCACACGCCAGAAGCATGGGATCGCCTCATCGAAACCCTGCGAGAAATCGCCCCCACCCTCGAACAGAACGGCGTCACAGTCGTCATGGAAACCCACCTCGTCTCCATCCTCAAAAACCCGGAAACCTGCCGTCAAATGATCGAAAGCGTCGGATCGCCTAACCTGCGCCTGGTCATGGACTACGTCAACCACTTTGAAACCTTAAGCCAGGTCTATGCCAGCACCGACCGCCTGGACCACATCTTTTCCCAAATGGGCGCTTATTCCCCGGTCATGCACATCAAAGACATATCCATCGGCAAAGGGCTTGTCATCCACCTCGACGAAACCGTACCCGGCAACGGCGAACTCGACCTCGCCCACTGCTTCCGGCATTTCCAGAACCACCACCCCAACAACTACGGCCTCATCGAACACCTCAAACCCGACCTCATACCCGAAGCAGCCGCAAACACCCGCGCCATCGCCACCCGCGCTGGTGTTCCAATAACATAA